A window from Rana temporaria chromosome 8, aRanTem1.1, whole genome shotgun sequence encodes these proteins:
- the LOC120909460 gene encoding gastrula zinc finger protein XlCGF26.1-like yields MEEWEYLEGHKDLYKDVKVENRQMSTLLVQNTSEGPVNLSSDRSSEDLQQYSTNIYSRLHPRSMNSSDPDKTTNRSHSVLSEDHPSFHSGSKDPSDSEESCPGTSPTVKHRRKKIFRCSECDKCYSRKAHVLRHQAVHTGLLPYTCSECGKSYAVKADLSDHLRVHTGERPFSCPECGQGYKQKRNLNSHLTVHSGEKPFLCSECGKCFKWKPSLTLHLQNHTGTRQHTCTECGKSFTRKSILIKHQLTHTDERPFCCTECGKDFKQKFSLDQHWKLHINHFSCSVCQLMFESRREFYKHCKEHRTHRRKKVFSCSECEKCFGNKSQLVNHLRVHTGEKPFSCPECEKCFKEKGSLRFHLKLHSAEKTFSCSECGKTFKTKEYLVKHQRIHTSEHTYTCSECGKAFRSKSYFSQHQRLHTGETFACSDCEKVFITKSLLAKHQRIHTGETPYDCSKCEQSFVTKSKLIKHQSVHSG; encoded by the exons atggaggagtgggagtatttagaaggacacaaggatctctacaaggacgtcaagGTGGAGAATCGGCAAATGTCAACATTATTGG TTCAAAATACTTCAGAAGGACCAGTTAATTTATCTTCAGATCGTAGCTCAGAAGACCTCCAACAATATTCTACAAATATATACTCCAGACTTCATCCTAGATCAATGAATTCATCTGATCCTGACAAAACTACTAATCGCTCACACAGTGTTCTCTCAGAGGACCACCCAAGTTTTCACAGTGGATCCAAAGATCCTTCTGACTCCGAAGAATCGTGTCCTGGTACATCACCTACTGTAAAGCACAGACGCAAGAAGATATTTCGATGTTCTGAATGTGATAAATGTTATTCAAGAAAGGCACATGTCCTTAGACATCAAGCCGTGCACACCGGGTTGCTCCCCTATACATGTTCGGAGTGTGGGAAATCTTATGCAGTAAAAGCAGATCTCAGTGACCATCTTAGAGTTCACACCGGCGAGAGACCATTTTCTTGCCCAGAATGTGGACAGGGTTACAAGCAGAAAAGAAATCTCAATAGTCATCTTACTGTTCACTCAGGCGAGAAGCCTTTCttgtgttcagagtgcgggaaatgttttaaatgGAAACCTTCCCTCACTCTACATCTGCAAAATCACACAGGTACAAGGCAACATACTTGTACAGAATGCGGGAAAAGTTTCACACGGAAGAGTATACTCATTAAACACCAACTTACCCACACAGACGAACGGCCATTTTGCTGTACAGAGTGTGGGAAAGATTTCAAACAGAAATTCTCCCTTGACCAACATTGGAAACTTCACATAAATCACTTCTCATGTTCAGTGTGCCAGTTAATGTTTGAATCAAGGCGAGAATTTTATAAACACTGTAAAGAACACAGAACACATAGAAGGAAGAAGgtcttttcatgttcagagtgcgagaaatgttttgGAAATAAGTCGCAGCTTGTGAACCACCTGAGAGTTCACACCGGTGAGAAGCCCTTTTCATGTCCTGAATGTGAAAAGTGTTTTAAAGAAAAAGGATCACTTCGTTTCCATTTGAAACTTCACTCCGCTGAGAAGacgttttcatgttcagagtgcggaaaaaCGTTCAAAACGAAAGAATATCTAgttaaacaccagagaattcacacgagtGAGCATACTTATACCTGCTCGGAGTGTGGGAAAGCATTTAGGTCCAAAAGTTACTTTTCTCAACATCAGAGACTACACACCGGAGAAACCTTCGCATGCTCGGATTGTGAGAAAGTCTTCATCACAAAGTCACTTCTTGCAAAGCACcaaagaattcacacgggtgaaacACCCTATGACTGTTCCAAGTGTGAGCAGTCGTTCGTTACAAAA